A region of Argentina anserina chromosome 5, drPotAnse1.1, whole genome shotgun sequence DNA encodes the following proteins:
- the LOC126795267 gene encoding WAT1-related protein At1g68170-like, with protein MGGSCLNALRGLKPLMLMLVVQFSSVGVNLLYKLAANDGMDIRLIIAYRFSFATVFLSPIAFFVERKSRPKLTPMVLLQAFLSGLFGGSLSQNLYIASLTLTSPTFASAITQLVPAITFVLAVSFGLERLNLRSVGGKAKVLGTFLGISGAMLMTFYKGVEIHLWNTHINLLLHSSHQQQPHLSMEAAASHEYAHRVLGCLLALACSFGYALWLIIQAKMGEKYPSYYSSAALMSFMGAIQSLGFAFCVDRDWNNWKLGWNIRLLTVLYLGIVGTAVSLTCTTLCISMRGPLYASVFGPLVLVFVALVGSLLLDEKLHLGSVLGAVLIIGGIYAVLWGKSKDIKKMNQSVPTTSLEEESTRSVVEIVSI; from the exons ATGGGTGGTAGTTGTCTTAATGCTTTGCGTGGGCTGAAGCCATTGATGCTGATGCTGGTGGTTCAGTTTTCATCCGTTGGAGTCAACTTGTTGTACAAACTGGCTGCTAATGATGGAATGGACATCAGGCTTATTATTGCCTATCGCTTCAGTTTTGCCACTGTTTTCCTTTCTCCTATTGCTTTCTTCGTTGAAAG AAAGAGCAGGCCAAAACTCACTCCGATGGTACTCCTCCAAGCTTTTTTGTCTGGGTTGTTTGG GGGATCATTGTCGCAAAATCTGTACATTGCAAGTTTAACGTTAACGTCGCCAACATTTGCTTCTGCCATAACTCAACTCGTCCCGGCCATAACTTTCGTTTTGGCCGTCTCCTTTGG GTTGGAGAGATTGAACTTAAGGAGCGTAGGAGGGAAGGCAAAGGTGTTGGGGACATTCTTGGGAATAAGTGGAGCGATGCTTATGACCTTTTACAAAGGGGTGGAAATCCACTTATGGAACACCCATATTAACCTGCTTCTGCATAGTAGTCACCAGCAACAACCGCACTTAAGTATGGAGGCAGCAGCTTCCCACGAGTATGCTCATCGAGTTCTGGGTTGTCTTCTGGCTCTCGCCTGCTCCTTTGGCTATGCTTTGTGGCTAATAATTCAG GCTAAGATGGGTGAGAAATACCCTAGTTATTATTCAAGCGCAGCTCTAATGTCATTTATGGGAGCAATCCAGTCCCTTGGTTTTGCCTTCTGCGTTGACAGGGACTGGAACAACTGGAAGTTGGGTTGGAATATTAGACTTCTAACAGTCCTATACCtg GGTATTGTGGGTACTGCAGTAAGTCTCACATGTACTACACTTTGCATAAGCATGAGAGGCCCTTTGTATGCGTCAGTTTTCGGGCCTCTGGTTCTTGTTTTTGTTGCCCTCGTCGGCTCCTTGTTGTTGGACGAGAAGCTGCACCTCGGCAG TGTGCTAGGAGCGGTGTTAATCATTGGAGGCATATACGCTGTCCTGTGGGGAAAGAGCAAAGACATAAAGAAGATGAATCAATCGGTGCCAACAACAAGCCTTGAGGAGGAATCTACAAGATCTGTAGTTGAAATTGTCTCAATATAA